The following coding sequences lie in one Mustelus asterias chromosome 6, sMusAst1.hap1.1, whole genome shotgun sequence genomic window:
- the LOC144495329 gene encoding protein mab-21-like 3: protein MNDLLEEPLQKYYANYVKKEPDEAVKKSTLQSMLKQLLEFIHSKDDLFANDFILVGSIADRTKAEAVDELDVLVPLRKDKLKVTPNDKNLEKFSIDERVNGTWSCFAHDGTILKLFELVIEYKQTYYKDNPFFKVRKKKITAAALPLMIDWIKIDMVLCIEDALQYSDVKWPFPKWLNGQSKWLSDQQQNDVRNMGIDMTCHGIQWRPSFSRIDAFLFGKIDINGGHRKKAFKILKSLNGYYWTVDQLCESYQGKSRPFLGSFMMKILYLHAREKYPEPQQWDSLGKSFCNLLDVLNQCCNEKRLDHYYQANINLFDCVADKTFQWLQEKICNVLEDPEEELS, encoded by the exons ATGAATGACTTACTGGAGGAGCCCCTGCAGAAATATTATGCAAATTACGTCAAAAAGGAGCCAGACGAAGCGGTTAagaaaagcactttacagtcgaTGCTAAAACAGCTTCTTGAGTTTATTCACAGTAAGGACGACTTGTTTGCGAATGACTTCATCCTGGTTGGGAGCATTGCAGATAGAACCAAAGCAGAGGCTGTGGATGAACTGGATGTACTCGTTCCCTTGCGAAAGGATAAACTTAAGGTTACTCCAAATGACAAGAATTTGGAAAAATTTTCAATTGACGAGCGTGTAAACGGGACATGGAGTTGCTTTGCGCACGATGGAACTATCTTGAAACTGTTTGAGTTGGTAATTGAATATAAACAGACGTACTACAAGGATAATCCTTTCTTTAAAG TTAGGAAAAAGAAGATTACAGCTGCAGCTTTGCCTCTGATGATCGACTGGATAAAAATTGATATGGTGCTTTGCATTGAAGATGCCCTTCAATATTCTGATGTGAAATGGCCTTTTCCAAAATGGCTGAATGGCCAGTCCAAATGGCTGAGCGATCAACAACAAAACGATGTCAGAAACATGGGCATAGATATGACATGTCATGGAATACAATGGAg GCCTTCCTTCTCAAGAATTGATGCATTCTTATTTGGCAAAATTGATATCAATGGTGGCCATCGAAAGAAAGCCTTCAAAATCTTAAAATCTCTCAATGGTTACTATTGGACAGTGGATCAACTTTGTGAAAGCTATCAAGGAAAGAGCCGACCTTTTCTTGGATCCTTCATGATGAAG ATTCTCTATTTACATGCGAGGGAAAAGTATCCAGAACCTCAACAATGGGATTCACTGGGAAAGTCATTTTGCAACCTCTTGGATGTTTTAAACCAATGCTGCAATGAGAAGCGCCTGGATCACTATTATCAAGCTAACATCAACCTTTTTGACTGTGTTGCTGATAAAACCTTCCAATGGTTACAGGAAAAAATCTGTAATGTTCTAGAAGATCCAGAAGAGGAGCTTTCTTGA